The DNA sequence CTTCATTTAAGAGTTTTAGCCGGGGAAAATATTCACCACATCATTGAAGCCATGTTTAAAGGTTTTGGGCGGGCCATTTCTCAGGCCAGTCAGCTTCAGGCGGGTCTGAACAAGGTGCGTTCGACCAAGGGGATGCTCTAATGAAGAAAGAAATCAAAAAAAGATTTCTGCTTTTGATGGGGGTGGCTGGTTTCTTTTCCATGGTTTGGACCGGGGAGTCTTTGGCTGGGGTCCGATTGGCCATTGCCCCTTTCGAAGTCGAACAGGCCCAAGGGAAGGAAATTGTCCGTTGCCGATCCTGTGGGAATATCATGGAGAGCGGTCCTGTTGAAGGAGATCCGGCCCCTCTCCTGACCCAATGGTTGTGGGAATTTTTGCAGGAAAAAAATAAAGGGTTTGATTTTATCAGCCCAAGCCAGGTTGAAGGGTTCTATAATATCCTTCTGGCCAAAGGGATCGAGAAAGACCCTCTCATTTTAATGAAAGCCTTGGGCACCCAAATGAAAGCAGAATATGTGCTTTGGGGTACCGTCTTTCGTTATCAGGAAAGAAAAGGGACGAGTTATGGAATTACCCAACCGGCTTCGGTAGCCGTCGATATCCATCTTTTGAAGGTACGGGATGGAAGCCTGGTCTGGAGGGCACAGTGGGCCCAAACCCAAAAATCGCTTTCCGAAAACCTCCTGGAATTAGATGCCTTTTTAAAACGGAACATGCGCTGGGTTACCGTTCAGGAACTTACCCGTCAGGGTTTGATGGAGATGTTAAAGGACTTCCCCCCGGCTGAATCACTAAAATAAATTATGATCATTATCCCAGCAGTAGATATCAAAGGCGGCCGGTGTGTCCGCCTCCGGGAAGGGCGGGCCGATGCCGAGACCGTCTTTTCGGACCATCCCTTGGAAATGGCCCGAAGATGGGCGGACCTGGGGGCCGAACGTCTCCATATCATCGACCTGGATGGGGCCTTTGAAAAAGGCCCCCGGAATCTTTCGGTCATCAAAGAGATTGTTGAAACGATTAAAATTCCGATCCAGCTTGGGGGAGGTATCCGGGATCTTTCGACTGTGGAGAGCTATCTGTCATTAGGATTGGCTCAGGTCATTTTAGGGACCGTGGCCCTTAAAGACCCCGGGACGGTTAAGGAAGCCTGCCGCCATTTCCCGAATCAAATTATGGTCAGTCTGGATGCCCGGGACAATCGTATTGCCGTCGAAGGTTGGACCGAAATTTCCGAAAAAGATCCGGTTGAGTTGGTTGAACAATATGAAGACTGGGGGGTCAAGGCCATTATTTTTACGGATATAGCCAGGGACGGAACCCAGCAGGGTCCCTCCATTGATTCGACCCGCCGTTTAGCCCAGGCCACCCGCCTTCCGGTGGTAGCGGCCGGAGGGATTGCCACCCTGTCCGATGTTCAAAGTTTGGCCCCTCTGGAGAAAGACGGGCTGGCCGGGATGATTACCGGGCGGGCTATTTACAGCGGATCATTAAATCTGGGCGAAGCTATGCAGTGGCTAAAAAGAAATACGA is a window from the Deltaproteobacteria bacterium genome containing:
- the hisA gene encoding 1-(5-phosphoribosyl)-5-[(5-phosphoribosylamino)methylideneamino]imidazole-4-carboxamide isomerase, encoding MIIIPAVDIKGGRCVRLREGRADAETVFSDHPLEMARRWADLGAERLHIIDLDGAFEKGPRNLSVIKEIVETIKIPIQLGGGIRDLSTVESYLSLGLAQVILGTVALKDPGTVKEACRHFPNQIMVSLDARDNRIAVEGWTEISEKDPVELVEQYEDWGVKAIIFTDIARDGTQQGPSIDSTRRLAQATRLPVVAAGGIATLSDVQSLAPLEKDGLAGMITGRAIYSGSLNLGEAMQWLKRNTTPSVIFS